One window of Plasmodium falciparum 3D7 genome assembly, chromosome: 7 genomic DNA carries:
- a CDS encoding calcium/calmodulin-dependent protein kinase, putative produces the protein MVLKKTPFSFLYEIGYAEKTDRNINDIGRNNNLDLYENIQEYEIPELGNFRIVSILLKGFSSTVCLCQWILDLNETLTLCDYVRYINRNILNNNIQIVKGDHMEKREAISLWQDTTNIRSKTNMNTCIYPHIFNNAYVNVNMDVHLNNVHNLNQGLEGVEYIYPSGKPNIYNNIININNNLEGYKNKREETKEIAHINMFTHSDIIRNNEITNHYDQIYEPYNIMKRKNKDTYNIQIMNLVLKIKHKGLYYKIKEIEQLREEIEIHKDLKHTNILQIILCAEDENDIWIFLEYSSIGTLYSYVGFNILQEKQVQIIICQILYALYYLHIKGIIHCDIKPQNLLLFNFDQSICIQNNFLLYDHTLNHLNMKKLNFQKLFSHNNDHKTNQQNNVFNNIVKICDFGLSVKCGFNEFFPYRGIKGSYGFIAPELFHECNFNNKIDMWALGIVTFILLGGYRPFYPCSKFQEKVTFHERYWFNISSEAKDFIQSLLQINPEKRLNVIEAIEHPWVKNYFMNS, from the exons atggttCTGAAAAAAACTCCCTTTTCGTTCTTATATGAAATAGGATATGCAGAAAAGACCGATAGAAATATAAACGATATAGggagaaataataatttagacTTATACGAAAACATACAAGAATATGAGATTCCAGAACTAGGAAACTTTCGAATAGTAAgcattttattaaaaggtTTTTCAAGTACAGTATGTTTATGCCAATGGATTCTTGACTTGAATGAAACATTAACATTATGTGATTATgtaagatatataaatagaaatattttaaataataatatacaaatcGTAAAAGGGGACCACATGGAAAAAAGAGAAGCCATTTCTTTATGGCAAGATACAACAAATATAAGATCAAAGACAAATATGAATACATGTATTTATCCTCACATTTTTAACAATGCATatgtaaatgtaaatatggatgtacatttaaataatgtacATAATTTAAATCAAGGATTAGAAGGagtagaatatatatatccaagtGGAAaaccaaatatatataacaacataataaatataaataataatttagaagGATATAAGAACAAAAGAGAGGAGACAAAAGAAATAGctcatattaatatgtttacACATAGTgatattataagaaataatGAAATCACAAATCATTATGATCAAATTTATGAGCCATATAACattatgaaaagaaaaaacaaagacacatataatatacaaattatGAATTTAGTTTTAAAAATCAAACATAAaggattatattataaaataaaagaaatagaaCAGTTGAGAGAAGAAATTGAAATACATAAAGATTTAAAACATACTAATATtcttcaaataatattatgtgcagaagatgaaaatgatatatgGATATTTTTAGAATATTCATCTATAGGTactttatattcatatgtaggttttaatattttacaagAAAAACAAgtacaaataattatatgccaaattttatatgccttatattatttacatattaaaGGTATTATTCATTGTGATATTAAGCcacaaaatttattattatttaattttgatCAATCTATttgtatacaaaataattttttattatatgaccATACATTAAACCATCtcaatatgaaaaaattaaacttTCAAAAATTATTCAGTCATAATAATGACCATAAGACAAACCAACAAAATAATGTATTTAACAACATTGTCAAAATATGTGACTTTGGATTATCTGTAAAATGTGGATTTAATGAATTTTTCCCTTACAGAGGTATAAAAGGAAGTTACGGATTTATAGCACCCGAATTATttcat GAATGCAATTTTAACAATAAAATAGATATGTGGGCTTTGGGTATCGTCACTTTTATACTTTTGGGAGGATACCGACCCTTTTACCCTTGCTCGAAATTTCAg gaaAAAGTAACCTTTCATGAAAGATACTggtttaatatatcatcagAAGCGAAAGATTTTATTCAATCcttattacaaataaatcCAGAAAAAAGATTAAATGTAATCGAGGCCATAGAACACCCATG ggtaaaaaattatttcatGAACTCATAG
- a CDS encoding secreted ookinete protein, putative, with translation MNKMNKIICLMLYVSLINLTQSKNVVSSFIKYINYKINTPKEISKVIKMGNTLVCLNGNNNYISNECSCLFKTLKDFEKNCSSNLKKNQEEAKLCAEERCEICCNLKKNEYQKYSSHSILQYELDCKKKCTKSKLISKANEQDYKIAFKKIIELIRIFFPVNVLNYYPISNKGKATYTNQILNNTDYDKIRDDLNSETIRENIEYEENLEDKFSPYNED, from the exons atgaataaaatgaataaaataatttgtcTCATGCTATATGTGTCCCTGATAAATTTGACACAATCGAAGAATGTCGTCTCCTctttcattaaatatattaattataaaattaataccCCGAAAGAAATATCAAAGGTTATAAAGATGGGAAATACATTGGTCTGTCTTAATGGTAATAACAATTATATCTCAAACGAATGCTCATGTTTGTTTAAAACCCTAAAagattttgaaaaaaattgttcatctaatttaaaaaaaaatcaagaaGAAGCAAAACTATGTGCAGAAGAACGTTGTGAAATTTGttgtaatttaaaaaaaaatgaatatcaAAAATATTCATCACATTCTATTTTACAATATGAACTAGATTGTAAAAAGAAATGTACAAAATCAAAATTAATATCTAAGGCAAATGAACAAGATTATAAAATagcttttaaaaaaattatagaacttataagaatttttttccctgttaatgtattaaattattatccaATATCAAACAAAGGAAAGGCAACATATACAAATCagatattaaataatacag atTATGACAAGATTAGGGATGACCTAAATTCAGAA acAATAAGGGAGAACATAGAATATGAGGAAAATTTAGAAGATAAGTTCTCACCATATAACGAAGATTAA